The following proteins come from a genomic window of Populus nigra chromosome 6, ddPopNigr1.1, whole genome shotgun sequence:
- the LOC133695832 gene encoding non-specific lipid transfer protein GPI-anchored 20-like yields the protein MERFVPFSRTIPFLAVALAVMILPVYGQINTACTASVLATFTPCMNFLTNSTAANGTSPTAGCCGALKNLTSNGMDCFCLIVTGSVPFSIPINRTLAISLPRACNMPGVPVQCKATGSPIPAPGPVTLGPTLSPGVSPSASPEAPVVPEPTPSTLPPVSDTTPLLTPPSSTGDAGAPTSTTGSRPVLTPPSASAPSHSLSPSLLLFAVGFVLFKCY from the exons ATGGAGCGTTTTGTGCCCTTTTCGCGCACGATTCCGTTTCTGGCTGTAGCTCTGGCAGTCATGATTTTGCCTGTTTATGGCCAGATCAATACTGCATGCACGGCTTCGGTGCTTGCTACCTTCACACCATGCATGAATTTTCTTACAAATAGTACTGCTGCCAATGGTACTTCACCAACAGCAGGTTGCTGCGGTGCACTTAAGAACCTCACAAGTAATGGGATGGACTGTTTCTGTCTTATTGTAACTGGAAGTGTCCCCTTCAGCATACCAATCAACAGAACTTTAGCCATTTCTCTGCCTCGTGCTTGCAACATGCCTGGTGTCCCAGTTCAATGCAAAG CCACAGGTTCACCAATTCCTGCTCCAG GCCCTGTCACCCTTGGGCCAACTCTCTCACCGGGAGTTTCTCCATCTGCTAGTCCTGAAG CTCCTGTTGTTCCCGAGCCAACACCATCCACTCTCCCGCCAGTATCTGATACGACACCTCTCCTGACGCCACCATCATCTACAGGGGATGCTGGGGCACCGACATCAACTACTGGGAGTCGCCCAGTTCTAACTCCACCATCAGCATCGGCGCCATCTCATAGCCTTTCGCCATCTCTTCTACTATTTGCAGTAGGATTTGTACTCTTCAAGTGCTACTAG
- the LOC133696779 gene encoding non-specific lipid transfer protein GPI-anchored 25, which translates to MTIIIFPAVLVSMLLLLAAAEPSPASPPGCSDELVAFSPCLGYVSAPPNRVTDTATSRCCDAFSKAFNSSDGNCFCYLIKEPLIFGFPLDESRVIALPSACSLSSPVSLDSLCSGSDN; encoded by the coding sequence ATGACGATCATCATTTTCCCAGCCGTTTTAGTCTCCATGCTCCTCCTCCTCGCCGCTGCTGAACCATCGCCAGCGTCACCACCTGGCTGCAGCGATGAACTGGTGGCCTTCTCTCCGTGCCTCGGCTACGTCTCGGCACCGCCAAACAGAGTCACAGACACGGCGACTTCTCGGTGCTGCGATGCCTTCTCTAAGGCATTCAATTCCAGTGACGGTAACTGCTTCTGTTACCTAATCAAGGAGCCTCTAATCTTCGGATTCCCATTGGATGAATCCAGAGTGATTGCTTTGCCTTCTGCTTGCTCTCTATCAAGTCCTGTATCTTTGGACTCGCTCTGCTCAGGTTCAGATAATTAA
- the LOC133696782 gene encoding UDP-glycosyltransferase 83A1-like: MEHTSISTSPLQANAHVLLLPLPLQGHVAPFMKLGHQLVRHGSKVTFLTTESIRSQIEKVDEEEEHMRIISVPDGLALEDDHKDDNRLVQSFLHVIPGHLENLIRKTNEDELIGIGQITCLIVDVVLSRDPIEIAEKMGLKHAIFFPSAPGVLALILHIPKLIEAGIIDADDGTVEKNEKIQLSPNLPAMDSADFIWKRPGNKSNFNQKDVFQYLLLVNQILKVPNWVLCNWFHELDPSANALLPNIISVGPLPAHDGKSTGNFRSGDLTCLPWLDRQSPGSVIYIAFGSTSKFSQQQFHELAFGLELIGKPFLWAVRSDFIDGISIEYPDGFQDRVKNLGKIVNWAPQEKVLAHPSIACYMTHCGWNSTMESINMGIPMLCWPYFGDQFWNKSCVCYGWKVGLEINPDENRMVTRHEIKRKVDELLSDEGIKANALKLKELAQNNAYEGGSSKNFRDFVAQLML; this comes from the exons CCATTACCTCTTCAAGGACACGTTGCACCATTTATGAAACTAGGACACCAGCTTGTTAGGCATGGAAGCAAGGTCACATTCTTAACTACAGAGTCCATACGTTCGCAAATAGAGAAGGTTGACGAGGAGGAGGAACATATGAGGATTATTTCTGTTCCTGATGGATTAGCGCTAGAAGATGACCACAAAGATGATAATCGACTAGTCCAGAGCTTCTTACACGTCATTCCTGGTCACTTGGAGAACTTGATTAGGAAGACCAATGAAGATGAGCTGATTGGCATTGGCCAGATTACTTGTCTCATAGTTGACGTGGTTCTAAGTCGGGATCCTATAGAGATTGCAGAGAAGATGGGGCTAAAACATGCCATCTTTTTCCCTTCAGCACCAGGAGTACTGGCACTGATACTTCACATTCCAAAGCTTATTGAGGCTGGCATTATAGATGCTGATGACG GTACTGTGGAGAAGAATGAGAAGATACAGCTATCACCAAATTTACCAGCCATGGATAGTGCTGATTTTATTTGGAAGAGACCAGGAAACAAGTCCAACTTCAACCAAAAGGATGTGTTTCAGTACCTACTTCTTGTTAATCAAATTCTGAAGGTTCCCAACTGGGTTCTATGTAACTGGTTCCACGAGCTTGACCCTTCAGCAAATGCCTTGCTTCCGAACATAATCTCTGTTGGTCCATTGCCTGCCCATGATGGGAAATCTACTGGAAACTTTCGGTCAGGGGACTTGACTTGCTTACCTTGGCTTGACAGACAGTCTCCTGGATCGGTCATTTATATCGCCTTTGGTAGCACATCAAAGTTCAGTCAACAGCAATTTCATGAGCTAGCATTTGGCCTTGAACTCATCGGTAAACCATTTCTATGGGCTGTTCGTTCAGACTTCATCGATGGGATTTCTATTGAATATCCCGATGGTTTCCAAGATAGAGTAAAAAATCTTGGAAAGATAGTCAACTGGGCACCGCAAGAAAAGGTGTTGGCTCACCCTTCCATTGCCTGTTACATGACTCATTGTGGTTGGAACTCAACTATGGAGAGCATAAACATGGGGATTCCCATGCTATGTTGGCCGTACTTTGGAGATCAGTTTTGGAACAAGAGTTGTGTATGTTATGGTTGGAAGGTTGGCTTGGAAATAAACCCTGACGAGAATAGGATGGTCACGAGGCATGAAATCAAGAGGAAGGTGGACGAATTGCTGTCTGATGAAGGCATAAAAGCAAATGCTCTCAAGTTGAAGGAACTGGCTCAAAACAATGCCTATGAAGGGGGATCTTCAAAAAATTTCAGAGACTTTGTTGCACAACTGATGCTTTAA